A DNA window from Paraburkholderia sp. IMGN_8 contains the following coding sequences:
- a CDS encoding nuclear transport factor 2 family protein yields MNAHTDLIDRYFDAWNETDAARRRELIAATWTVDADYLDPLLSGAGHDGIDAMIRAVHERFPHHTFRRTTEVDSFANRLRFSWELATPEGAAIVKGSDFGQVDANGRLQTVTGFLDQVPGAA; encoded by the coding sequence ATGAACGCGCATACCGACCTGATCGACCGTTACTTCGACGCCTGGAATGAAACCGATGCGGCGCGCCGTCGCGAGCTGATCGCCGCGACATGGACCGTCGATGCCGACTACCTCGATCCGCTGCTCTCAGGCGCGGGACACGACGGTATCGATGCGATGATCCGCGCGGTGCATGAGCGTTTCCCGCATCACACGTTTCGACGCACGACGGAAGTGGACAGCTTCGCGAACCGGCTGCGCTTTTCGTGGGAGCTGGCGACGCCCGAAGGCGCGGCGATCGTCAAGGGTTCCGACTTCGGACAGGTCGACGCGAACGGCCGCTTGCAGACGGTGACCGGCTTCCTCGACCAGGTTCCTGGCGCCGCGTGA
- a CDS encoding Nramp family divalent metal transporter, translating to MQFKLPTTATAPFCPSEVQGTVAGSQGAPFWKKILQFAGPGLLISIGYMDPGNWATDIEAGSRYGYSLLFVVMLSSLAAMALQCLSMRLGIATGRDLAELSRTRYSPRVARAQWLLAELSIVACDLAEVLGGALAFHLLFKCSLTTGVLLTAFDTLIVLGLKGKNFRDLEAIMLGLIATIGVGYIIELALVKPHWPTVAQGLIPSWQALSVREPMYLAIGILGATVMPHNLYLHSSIVQTRAVKRDSASIKSAIGMSRIDTIVSLVIALLINMAILILAGAAFHATGHNQVTEIEDAYKLLAPIVGTGFAAVLFAITLLASGQSSTFTGTVAGQVIMEGFLKLKIPCWQRRFITRALALIPALIGVQMMGNGAVGQLLVASQVVLSLQLPFALYPLIRMTSDRSLMGEFANRLPTRLLAWALFVVISAANLWLVVQTVGWVG from the coding sequence TTGCAGTTCAAACTACCGACTACCGCAACAGCGCCGTTTTGCCCATCCGAGGTGCAAGGCACGGTCGCCGGCTCGCAAGGCGCACCTTTCTGGAAAAAAATCCTGCAATTCGCAGGACCCGGCCTGCTGATTTCGATCGGCTACATGGACCCCGGCAACTGGGCCACCGATATCGAAGCCGGTTCGCGTTACGGCTACAGCCTGCTGTTCGTCGTCATGCTGTCGAGTCTCGCGGCAATGGCGCTGCAATGCCTGAGCATGCGTCTGGGTATCGCCACCGGGCGAGACCTCGCGGAGTTGTCGCGTACGCGCTATTCGCCTCGCGTCGCGCGTGCCCAGTGGCTGCTCGCGGAGTTGTCGATCGTCGCCTGCGATCTGGCCGAAGTGCTCGGCGGCGCGCTGGCTTTCCATCTGCTGTTCAAATGCTCGCTGACTACCGGCGTGTTGCTGACCGCATTCGATACGCTGATCGTGCTCGGCCTGAAGGGCAAGAATTTCCGCGATCTCGAAGCGATCATGCTCGGGCTGATCGCGACCATCGGCGTCGGTTACATCATCGAGTTGGCGCTGGTGAAACCGCATTGGCCGACGGTCGCGCAAGGGCTGATTCCGTCGTGGCAGGCGCTCAGCGTACGTGAGCCGATGTATCTGGCGATCGGCATTCTCGGCGCGACGGTGATGCCGCATAACCTCTATCTGCATTCATCGATCGTGCAGACACGCGCGGTGAAACGCGATTCAGCCAGCATCAAGTCGGCGATCGGTATGTCGCGCATCGATACGATTGTGTCGCTGGTGATCGCACTCCTGATCAACATGGCGATCCTGATTCTTGCCGGCGCGGCGTTCCATGCGACCGGCCACAACCAGGTCACTGAAATCGAAGACGCGTACAAGCTGCTCGCGCCGATCGTCGGTACCGGTTTCGCGGCGGTGCTGTTCGCGATCACGCTGCTGGCCTCGGGACAGAGCTCGACCTTCACCGGCACGGTGGCTGGGCAGGTCATTATGGAAGGCTTTCTGAAGCTGAAAATCCCCTGCTGGCAGCGGCGCTTCATCACGCGAGCACTGGCCTTGATCCCGGCGCTGATCGGCGTGCAGATGATGGGCAACGGCGCGGTTGGGCAACTGCTGGTGGCAAGTCAGGTCGTGCTGAGCCTGCAACTGCCGTTCGCGCTTTATCCGCTGATCCGCATGACTAGCGATCGTTCGCTGATGGGCGAATTCGCCAACAGGCTGCCGACGCGGCTGCTCGCCTGGGCGCTGTTCGTGGTGATCAGCGCGGCGAATTTGTGGCTGGTGGTGCAGACGGTGGGGTGGGTGGGCTGA
- a CDS encoding GIY-YIG nuclease family protein: MTHRPQTIQIFLPGGDPRGIRIAEITTRIVQVIEVPRSLLADFLNMRESEQLALYFLVGERDDGPGKRLYVGQSGDIRKRLAAHNKEKDFWEKVLVLTTRTESLTSTHALFLESMFIQEAKRVGRYETENANEGMRSHTPPPLVADCLEIFETGRALLACLGHLAFEPLTKLASDASSKDVLFCRRGGTTAQGAYTEEGLVVFKGSLGKAEIGKGFQGHAFARLRNELLRQGKIMLDDGVLIFKEDVLFSSPSGASAVVCGAACNGWLDWKDAVGQTLHDLKRKDTVS, from the coding sequence ATGACCCATCGACCACAGACCATTCAAATCTTCCTGCCAGGGGGCGACCCACGCGGCATTCGAATTGCGGAAATCACAACGCGCATCGTTCAGGTCATAGAAGTCCCCCGTAGCCTGCTGGCGGATTTTCTCAATATGAGAGAAAGCGAGCAACTGGCCTTGTATTTTTTGGTCGGGGAGAGGGATGATGGTCCGGGCAAGCGTCTTTACGTTGGTCAGAGCGGTGACATCCGCAAGCGTCTCGCCGCGCATAACAAGGAAAAGGACTTTTGGGAGAAGGTGCTTGTCCTAACGACACGAACGGAGAGTCTCACGTCCACTCACGCGTTGTTCCTGGAGTCTATGTTTATCCAGGAAGCAAAGAGAGTCGGTCGGTACGAAACTGAGAATGCTAACGAAGGAATGCGCTCACACACTCCACCTCCGCTGGTTGCGGACTGCCTCGAGATATTCGAAACTGGTCGCGCACTGCTTGCATGTCTGGGTCATCTCGCTTTTGAGCCATTGACCAAGCTTGCCTCCGACGCGTCATCCAAAGACGTCCTGTTCTGCAGGCGCGGCGGCACCACAGCTCAAGGAGCATACACCGAGGAGGGGCTTGTTGTTTTCAAAGGCTCATTGGGTAAAGCAGAAATCGGAAAGGGATTTCAAGGACACGCATTTGCCAGGCTTAGAAACGAGCTGCTTCGCCAGGGAAAAATCATGCTCGACGACGGGGTGCTGATTTTCAAGGAAGACGTTCTCTTCTCGTCACCAAGCGGCGCATCTGCCGTAGTGTGCGGGGCGGCGTGCAATGGCTGGTTGGATTGGAAGGACGCCGTTGGCCAGACATTGCATGACCTCAAAAGAAAGGACACTGTGTCATAA
- a CDS encoding transposase: MWLDRFERIDGKLTLVGLEQSGQARFLPPEQVYKSRPGKSVSDAITLRTSFCHWERASPREYATAFSIQSGVTERHEAYLIPTERTRVVLPTWLLQRSLFGPHNHITKYIYVPNGLEQFCSPILNGDQYTVAIPPRKELWKAKKANDFTQRMEWLYAYPTAYRAWNSVYRFACAGKIAIQLPAAEVLLSVHGKYVGDTFYAISSDILELNPLERPLEWAKNNRERYIFSSGATQRKTRNARLRPINNEWDMTDQEWAVIEPIASYRRDADRPGRPSGYLLRDVVNGAILKMGTGIAWSELWNQRRGFSVSPMLYSRMRADGRWEKIVDVLANSRQQI, translated from the coding sequence ATGTGGCTGGATCGGTTTGAGCGGATTGATGGCAAATTGACACTGGTCGGACTTGAACAGTCAGGTCAGGCAAGATTCCTCCCCCCGGAGCAGGTGTATAAGTCCAGGCCAGGCAAAAGCGTTTCGGATGCGATAACGCTGAGGACCTCGTTCTGTCATTGGGAGCGGGCGTCACCGCGCGAATACGCCACGGCATTTAGTATCCAATCGGGCGTTACAGAACGCCATGAGGCGTATCTCATACCAACTGAACGAACACGAGTCGTGCTTCCGACATGGCTACTTCAGCGTAGCCTGTTCGGCCCTCACAACCACATCACAAAATACATTTATGTACCGAACGGCCTAGAGCAATTTTGCTCGCCAATTCTAAATGGTGACCAATATACGGTAGCGATTCCTCCACGAAAAGAACTTTGGAAGGCAAAGAAAGCAAACGACTTTACGCAAAGAATGGAGTGGCTTTATGCCTACCCAACAGCGTACCGCGCGTGGAACAGCGTCTATCGCTTCGCATGTGCCGGAAAGATTGCTATACAGCTTCCCGCTGCCGAAGTGCTGCTGTCCGTACACGGCAAGTATGTTGGGGATACTTTCTACGCTATCAGCAGCGACATTCTGGAACTGAATCCGCTCGAACGTCCCCTTGAGTGGGCAAAGAACAATCGGGAACGTTACATCTTTTCCAGCGGTGCTACACAACGCAAGACCCGCAATGCTCGCTTGAGACCGATTAACAACGAATGGGACATGACTGACCAGGAATGGGCCGTCATTGAGCCAATCGCTTCATATCGCCGGGACGCTGACCGCCCCGGCCGACCATCTGGATATTTACTCCGTGACGTCGTCAATGGCGCCATACTCAAGATGGGAACGGGAATAGCCTGGAGCGAACTCTGGAATCAACGCAGGGGTTTCTCAGTAAGCCCGATGCTCTACAGTCGAATGAGGGCCGATGGGCGCTGGGAGAAGATTGTCGACGTCCTTGCCAATAGCAGACAGCAAATCTAA
- a CDS encoding acyl-CoA dehydrogenase family protein, with product MNEARRPEPRETLQTTAAPAVHDLAGLLDALHASAAQRDRDGGHAAQEKQWIADAGLLTLAVPREFGGAGARWPDIYETIRSIAQVDSALAHLLGFTCLQVVSVDVWGNPEQRARYLSGTVEGRWWWGNAVNPLDTRLVARAISDGGYRLDGQKGFCSGTRGSQMMTVSAHNPATGKPVFAVVPTTRKGITVHEDWNPIGQRQTDSGSVSFAQVKVEPHEVLERADTPYASLRTLISQQVLTNLFVGIAQGALEEARTYVTQHGKPWISSGVEKAADDPYLIQRFGEMRLQAVSAQALATRAAYALEDAWQQGPALAAEARAHVALATSEAKILAHRAALDVSEKLFDACGARSTHAPLALDRFWRNARVHTLHDPLDYRVRDVGRYALSGTLPDVSLYT from the coding sequence ATGAACGAAGCTCGCCGTCCCGAGCCGCGGGAAACGTTGCAAACAACCGCTGCACCCGCGGTGCACGATCTCGCCGGCTTGCTCGACGCATTACATGCCAGCGCCGCGCAACGCGATCGCGACGGCGGCCACGCCGCGCAGGAGAAACAATGGATCGCCGACGCGGGTCTGCTGACGCTGGCCGTGCCGCGCGAATTCGGAGGCGCCGGCGCACGCTGGCCCGACATCTACGAAACGATCCGTTCGATTGCGCAGGTCGACAGTGCGCTCGCGCATCTGCTGGGCTTCACCTGCTTGCAGGTGGTCAGCGTCGATGTATGGGGCAATCCTGAACAACGTGCACGCTATCTGAGCGGCACGGTGGAAGGACGCTGGTGGTGGGGCAACGCCGTCAATCCGCTCGACACGCGACTCGTTGCACGTGCAATCAGCGATGGCGGTTATCGTCTCGACGGCCAGAAGGGTTTTTGCTCCGGCACGCGCGGCTCGCAGATGATGACCGTGTCTGCGCACAATCCGGCAACCGGCAAACCGGTCTTCGCCGTCGTACCGACGACGCGCAAGGGCATCACCGTCCATGAAGACTGGAACCCGATCGGTCAGCGGCAGACCGACAGCGGCAGCGTGTCGTTCGCGCAGGTCAAGGTCGAACCGCACGAAGTGCTGGAGCGCGCCGACACGCCATACGCAAGTCTACGCACGCTGATCTCGCAGCAGGTACTGACCAATCTGTTCGTGGGCATCGCTCAGGGCGCGCTCGAAGAGGCGCGCACCTACGTCACGCAGCACGGCAAGCCATGGATCAGTTCCGGCGTCGAGAAAGCCGCCGACGATCCATACCTGATCCAGCGTTTCGGCGAGATGCGTTTGCAAGCGGTCAGCGCGCAAGCGCTGGCAACGCGCGCCGCCTACGCGCTCGAAGACGCATGGCAACAAGGCCCGGCGCTCGCTGCCGAAGCACGCGCGCACGTCGCGCTCGCTACTTCGGAGGCGAAGATTCTCGCGCACCGCGCCGCGCTCGACGTCAGCGAAAAACTGTTCGACGCCTGCGGCGCCCGCTCGACGCACGCGCCGCTCGCGCTCGATCGCTTCTGGCGCAACGCGCGTGTGCACACGCTGCACGATCCGCTCGACTATCGCGTGCGCGATGTCGGCCGCTACGCGCTAAGCGGGACATTGCCGGACGTTTCTTTGTACACTTGA
- a CDS encoding type II toxin-antitoxin system RelE/ParE family toxin — MVFTLARTYLHGYNYQQIGSPPVYTINRTEEFDRWLARLADLKARAKILVRVRRAERGHFGDAKLLEDGVSEMRIDCGPGYRIYFARQGRMVYLLLCGGDKSTQSADIKHAKTMWAAIRKELS; from the coding sequence ATGGTTTTTACACTTGCAAGAACGTATCTACATGGATACAATTATCAGCAGATCGGTTCACCGCCTGTGTACACGATCAACCGCACCGAGGAATTCGATCGCTGGCTTGCCCGCCTCGCCGACCTCAAGGCGCGGGCGAAAATCCTGGTCCGGGTGCGGCGCGCTGAGCGCGGTCATTTCGGCGATGCAAAGCTGCTGGAAGACGGTGTGTCCGAAATGCGCATCGATTGTGGTCCCGGCTATCGGATCTATTTCGCGCGCCAGGGGCGCATGGTGTATCTGCTGCTCTGCGGTGGGGATAAGTCCACCCAGTCAGCCGACATCAAGCACGCCAAAACAATGTGGGCAGCAATCAGAAAGGAACTGTCATGA
- the flhD gene encoding flagellar transcriptional regulator FlhD, whose product MDRSSETLDSIREINLSYIMLAQRMLREDKPVGMFRLGLSSELADLLAGLSLAQIVKLAASDQLLCFFRFNDHSMLSALTQTAKHAAVAPTHTAILLAGQPAEQFA is encoded by the coding sequence ATGGACCGCAGCAGCGAGACGCTGGATTCAATCCGCGAGATTAACTTGTCTTACATCATGCTCGCGCAACGTATGTTGCGTGAGGACAAACCGGTCGGGATGTTCCGGCTGGGCCTGTCATCGGAACTGGCTGATTTGCTTGCCGGGCTGTCGCTCGCGCAGATCGTCAAGCTGGCCGCTTCCGATCAGCTTTTATGCTTCTTCCGCTTCAACGACCACTCGATGTTGTCGGCGTTGACGCAAACAGCGAAGCATGCGGCAGTTGCACCGACTCACACGGCTATCTTGCTTGCAGGCCAGCCTGCCGAGCAGTTTGCTTAA
- a CDS encoding MFS transporter: MKTPNSSLTPALARILATVSVGFVVTQLDVTIVNIALPKIGADLHANVAGLQWVVDAYTLAFAVLMLSAGVLGDRFGTRRMYAAGIVLFALASLACGLALDAAMLVAARAGQGIGAAAMLPNSLALLNQSYGHDPKLRARAVGLWTAAGAISIAAGPVAGGLLIAAFGWRSIFLVNLPICAAGLLATLLWVPRPEAAKTAHQATARTDERSTPQQRPRPRGIDLSGQCLAIVALTALVAAVIEWRPLGLAHPIVAGGFMLGLVAAVAFVMVETRVAAPMLPLSLFSKRTFSAPVLFGICVNLTYYGMVFVLSLYLQRARGYTPLQAGLAFLPLTGGFLISNVASGWVVGRYGVRVPMIAGAVTAALGYGLLHLVDASTPLPGLLLPFLLIPSGMGLAVPAMTTAVLASVEPQRAGTASAVLNTARQAGGAVGVAAFGALASGTASTNIVFGLQAATAISVGLLLLAGAFACLVHPEPHTRAASERKSGPVRTAEPR; the protein is encoded by the coding sequence ATGAAAACGCCCAATTCCTCCCTCACGCCCGCGCTCGCCCGCATCCTCGCGACGGTCAGCGTCGGCTTCGTCGTCACGCAACTCGACGTGACCATCGTCAACATCGCGCTGCCGAAGATCGGTGCGGACCTGCATGCGAACGTCGCGGGACTGCAATGGGTCGTTGACGCGTACACGCTCGCGTTCGCCGTGCTGATGCTGTCCGCCGGCGTGCTCGGCGACCGGTTCGGCACGCGGCGCATGTACGCGGCCGGCATCGTGCTGTTTGCGCTGGCGTCGCTGGCTTGCGGACTGGCGCTGGACGCCGCCATGCTGGTCGCCGCGCGCGCGGGGCAAGGCATCGGCGCGGCCGCCATGCTGCCGAACTCACTGGCGCTGCTCAATCAGTCATACGGTCACGATCCGAAGCTCCGTGCACGTGCTGTCGGGCTGTGGACCGCCGCCGGCGCGATTTCGATCGCGGCCGGTCCCGTGGCCGGCGGTCTGCTGATCGCGGCGTTCGGCTGGCGCAGCATCTTCCTCGTCAATCTGCCGATCTGCGCGGCCGGTTTGCTGGCGACGTTGCTGTGGGTGCCACGGCCTGAAGCTGCGAAAACAGCGCATCAAGCCACGGCACGAACCGACGAGCGCTCGACTCCACAGCAAAGGCCCCGTCCGCGCGGCATCGACCTGAGCGGCCAGTGTCTCGCGATCGTCGCGCTAACCGCCCTGGTCGCCGCTGTGATCGAGTGGCGCCCGCTGGGTTTGGCCCATCCGATCGTCGCGGGCGGCTTCATGCTGGGACTTGTCGCGGCCGTTGCCTTCGTCATGGTCGAAACGCGTGTCGCCGCGCCGATGCTGCCGTTGTCGCTATTCAGCAAGCGCACCTTCAGCGCGCCGGTGTTGTTCGGCATCTGCGTGAACCTGACTTACTACGGCATGGTGTTCGTGCTGAGCCTGTATCTGCAGCGGGCGCGCGGTTATACGCCCTTGCAGGCCGGTCTCGCGTTTCTGCCCTTGACAGGCGGCTTCCTGATTTCCAACGTGGCTAGCGGCTGGGTGGTCGGCCGTTACGGTGTGCGCGTGCCGATGATCGCCGGTGCGGTAACCGCGGCGCTCGGATATGGGCTGCTGCATCTGGTCGATGCGTCGACGCCGCTCCCGGGTCTCCTGCTGCCGTTCCTGTTGATTCCGTCGGGCATGGGGCTCGCCGTTCCGGCGATGACGACCGCTGTGCTTGCATCGGTCGAACCGCAGCGCGCGGGTACCGCGTCAGCGGTATTGAATACGGCGCGTCAGGCCGGCGGTGCAGTGGGCGTGGCTGCTTTTGGCGCACTGGCAAGCGGGACGGCATCCACCAACATCGTCTTCGGCCTGCAGGCCGCAACCGCGATCTCTGTTGGACTGCTGTTGCTGGCCGGCGCCTTCGCGTGCCTCGTCCATCCCGAGCCGCACACGCGGGCGGCGAGCGAACGCAAGTCAGGGCCTGTACGAACAGCCGAGCCACGCTGA
- a CDS encoding addiction module antidote protein: MSKIKTARFDASHYLDSEEMIAEYLNAALEEGDADLLLAAIADIAKARGIAKVAADAGLGRESLYKTLAPGSKPRMDTVFKLLHALGIKLNAVPEGVAPA; the protein is encoded by the coding sequence ATGAGCAAGATCAAAACCGCCCGTTTCGACGCATCGCACTACCTCGATAGCGAGGAAATGATCGCCGAGTATCTCAACGCCGCGCTGGAAGAAGGCGACGCCGACCTCCTCCTCGCCGCGATTGCCGACATCGCAAAAGCGCGCGGCATCGCGAAGGTCGCGGCCGACGCCGGACTCGGACGTGAAAGCCTTTACAAAACGCTCGCGCCCGGCTCCAAGCCGCGTATGGATACCGTGTTCAAACTGCTGCACGCGCTCGGCATCAAACTCAACGCAGTACCGGAGGGCGTGGCGCCTGCCTGA
- a CDS encoding helix-turn-helix transcriptional regulator, giving the protein MNTLSLAQTIPSNAPTASRTVGDLLREWRQRRRMSQLLLAAEADISTRHLSFVESGRAVPSREMVMHLAERLDVPLRARNALLVAAGYAPLFRERPLTDPQLAAAREAVELVLKGHEPYPALAIDRHWTIIAANNALAPLLAGANPALLKPPVNALRLSLHPDGIAASIVNWHPWRAHVLARLQRQIEVSGDDALSALRDELAAYPAPPDADATGHDNTAISQIAVPLQLRTPIGVLSFFSTTTVFGTPVDVTLSELAIEAFFPADQQTAAALRAFAETQRAETQAAGTAKP; this is encoded by the coding sequence ATGAACACACTCTCTCTGGCGCAGACCATTCCGTCGAACGCGCCGACGGCCAGCCGCACTGTCGGCGATCTGCTGCGCGAATGGCGGCAGCGGCGAAGAATGAGCCAGTTGCTACTCGCCGCCGAAGCCGATATTTCGACGCGGCATCTGAGCTTCGTAGAATCGGGCCGGGCGGTGCCGAGCCGGGAAATGGTCATGCATCTTGCCGAGCGGCTCGACGTGCCGCTGCGAGCTCGCAATGCATTGCTCGTTGCGGCAGGTTATGCGCCGCTGTTTCGCGAACGTCCGCTGACGGACCCGCAGCTCGCCGCCGCCCGCGAGGCGGTCGAGTTGGTGCTCAAGGGGCACGAGCCGTATCCGGCGCTCGCGATCGACCGCCACTGGACCATCATTGCGGCGAACAACGCGCTCGCTCCGTTGCTGGCCGGAGCGAACCCGGCGTTGCTGAAACCGCCGGTCAACGCGCTGCGCCTGAGCTTGCATCCGGACGGCATCGCAGCGTCGATCGTCAATTGGCACCCATGGCGCGCGCACGTGCTGGCTCGACTGCAGCGGCAAATCGAAGTAAGCGGTGACGACGCGCTGAGCGCACTGCGCGACGAGCTGGCGGCCTATCCTGCACCGCCTGACGCGGACGCAACCGGGCACGACAACACCGCGATCAGCCAGATCGCTGTACCGCTGCAGCTGCGCACACCGATCGGGGTACTGTCGTTCTTCAGCACAACCACCGTGTTCGGCACGCCGGTCGACGTGACGCTATCGGAACTCGCAATCGAGGCGTTCTTTCCCGCCGATCAGCAGACCGCAGCCGCATTGCGCGCGTTCGCCGAAACCCAACGCGCGGAAACTCAGGCCGCCGGAACAGCGAAGCCATAG
- a CDS encoding GNAT family protein produces MNNDALLVRQLGPADRDAYFQLRLRGLKAHPESFGQSYEDALAKGAAQHDAMLQISRAAEGDFLLGAYVSAETSLIGVVGLKRHQRDKERHKAALVGMYVAPEAAGRGVGRALLNELLARASRIDGLRQIQLVVTSRNEAARGLYESLGFRKYGCEVAALNIDGVFHDADLMARFM; encoded by the coding sequence TTGAACAACGACGCCCTACTGGTACGCCAACTCGGCCCCGCCGACCGCGACGCGTACTTCCAGCTTCGCCTGCGCGGTCTGAAGGCGCATCCGGAGTCGTTCGGGCAGAGCTATGAGGACGCGCTGGCCAAAGGCGCTGCGCAGCACGACGCGATGCTGCAGATCTCGCGCGCTGCCGAAGGCGATTTTTTACTGGGCGCATATGTATCGGCCGAAACATCGCTGATCGGCGTGGTCGGGCTGAAGCGCCATCAGCGCGACAAGGAGCGGCACAAGGCGGCCTTGGTCGGCATGTATGTTGCGCCGGAAGCCGCGGGCCGCGGCGTCGGGCGTGCGCTGCTCAACGAGTTGCTGGCGCGGGCGTCGAGGATCGACGGTCTGCGACAAATCCAGTTGGTGGTCACGAGTCGCAACGAGGCGGCGCGCGGACTCTATGAATCGCTTGGTTTTCGCAAGTATGGCTGCGAGGTCGCCGCGTTGAATATAGACGGCGTGTTTCACGATGCCGATCTGATGGCACGCTTCATGTAA
- a CDS encoding RbsD/FucU domain-containing protein produces the protein MLKNLDPLLNADVLHALRSMGHGDELVICDANFPGASVAHTTVLGKLLRLDGVSAPRAIRAVLSVMPLDTFIEHPASRMEVVGEPNAIPAVQREAQIEVNAAEGRDVPFASIERFDFYERARKAYCVIATGEERGYGCFVFTKGVLLAPDTPR, from the coding sequence GTGCTGAAGAATCTGGACCCGCTGTTGAACGCCGATGTGCTGCACGCGCTACGCTCGATGGGGCATGGCGACGAGCTGGTGATTTGCGACGCGAATTTCCCGGGCGCTTCAGTGGCGCATACGACGGTGCTGGGCAAGCTGCTTCGCCTCGACGGCGTGAGCGCGCCGCGTGCGATTCGAGCGGTTCTGTCGGTGATGCCGCTCGATACGTTCATCGAGCATCCTGCTTCGCGGATGGAAGTGGTGGGCGAGCCAAACGCGATTCCGGCAGTGCAGCGCGAAGCGCAGATCGAAGTCAATGCCGCGGAAGGGCGCGACGTGCCGTTTGCTTCGATCGAGCGGTTCGATTTTTATGAGCGCGCGCGTAAAGCGTATTGCGTGATCGCGACTGGCGAAGAGCGGGGCTATGGCTGCTTCGTATTCACCAAGGGTGTGTTGCTCGCGCCGGATACCCCGCGGTAA
- the flhC gene encoding flagellar transcriptional regulator FlhC translates to MLKRSLTEDAQEVFRAIALIELGARMQVLESELTLSRDRMIRLYREVKGVSPPKGMLPFSADWYMTWLANIHASLFYNTYLFLKNEARCSHLDALTKGYRLYLEHCRHSETEPVLDLTRAWTLVRFFDADILQLTKCCRCTGKFVAHKHDLQHNVVCGACQPPSRAGKTKKAAAARQEALEASQIAQAA, encoded by the coding sequence ATGCTCAAGCGTAGCCTGACGGAAGACGCACAAGAAGTATTCCGTGCCATCGCGCTGATTGAACTCGGCGCGCGCATGCAAGTGCTCGAAAGCGAGTTGACGCTGTCGCGCGACCGCATGATCCGCCTGTATCGCGAGGTCAAGGGTGTATCGCCGCCCAAGGGCATGCTGCCGTTCTCGGCGGACTGGTATATGACGTGGCTGGCGAACATCCACGCATCGTTGTTTTACAACACGTACCTGTTCCTGAAGAACGAAGCGCGTTGCTCGCATCTGGATGCGCTGACCAAAGGGTATCGGCTGTATCTGGAACATTGCCGGCACAGCGAGACCGAACCGGTGCTGGACCTGACACGTGCGTGGACGCTGGTGCGCTTCTTCGACGCCGACATCCTGCAATTGACCAAGTGCTGCCGTTGCACTGGCAAGTTCGTCGCGCACAAGCACGACCTGCAACACAATGTCGTGTGCGGCGCCTGCCAGCCGCCATCGCGCGCCGGCAAGACCAAGAAGGCTGCCGCCGCCCGGCAGGAGGCGCTCGAAGCGTCGCAAATCGCGCAAGCAGCCTGA
- a CDS encoding DoxX family protein — MTRPVDSGVILIARIALAVLFLWGGVMKLLGYAGFVGYLHSKGVPFVQVAAPIATAVEALGGLFLIVGFKMRPLALIMAVYTVATAVLGHDFWNGADPVLQRDMVIHFWKNIGIAGGFLLLFVTGAGRISIDGARAPRGGLNR; from the coding sequence ATGACGCGTCCCGTCGATTCCGGCGTCATCCTCATTGCGCGCATCGCCCTTGCCGTGCTCTTTCTGTGGGGCGGCGTGATGAAACTGCTGGGCTATGCGGGTTTCGTCGGCTATCTGCATTCGAAAGGCGTGCCGTTCGTGCAGGTCGCGGCACCGATCGCGACCGCCGTCGAGGCGCTCGGCGGTTTGTTCCTGATCGTCGGCTTCAAGATGCGCCCGCTCGCGCTCATTATGGCGGTGTATACCGTGGCAACGGCGGTGCTTGGGCACGACTTCTGGAACGGCGCCGATCCTGTCTTGCAACGCGACATGGTGATCCATTTCTGGAAAAACATCGGTATCGCCGGTGGTTTCCTGCTGCTGTTCGTGACCGGAGCGGGCCGTATCAGTATCGACGGTGCGCGTGCGCCACGCGGCGGGCTGAATCGCTGA